In the genome of Triticum urartu cultivar G1812 chromosome 5, Tu2.1, whole genome shotgun sequence, one region contains:
- the LOC125507035 gene encoding uncharacterized protein LOC125507035 codes for MHTEKNVAESLFRTILNIPDKTKDNVNARVDQQNICDRPRLHMQPPTGSRKSWFKPDADFVLKKDHKMEAFKWLKHVVKFTDGYASNISKGVNLSTGRVTGLKSHDYHVWIERIMPVMVRGYVPERVWRVLAELSHFFRTLCAKEVCPEKIKEMHKKAPELICKLEKIFPPGFFTPMTHLILHLPNEVLLGGPVQNRWQYGPERQNKHLRQKCGNKAKIEASIAEAVILEEVADLRTAYYPDHVPTLHNKVSRYNTEEPKYKPKLPLFIGQGGRAGCSKPYLMPRDEWEDVMFYILHNIKEVEDEWMSRFVEEEWTGMLPPTEAEALALLRKGADGRKNFVAWFMEKGNDPTESMDEELRWVSMGFDPVVMTCEKYDVNGYRFHTEEHQNSRPDPKTINTGVFTEGDNKVDYYGRVGKIYELTFKRGREHLSLTVFKCRWFDPKKGLRHTPSVGLVEVKPSTVYAGDDLFIAATQATQVYYLPYPCQKEYLKGWEVVFKVSPHGLLIMGKSSGASFLSKFKGLTRSGRAHKIERAEEDGSLVFQDGSRIKADVILHCTGYKYSFPFLGGDDDGELAGAIFVDDNRVGPLYKHVFPPILAPHISFIGLPFRTIPFLVFQLQSKWVAGVLSGRLELPSQEAMMRDVDAFYSDMEARGCPKRRTHDLGQGNLFEYEDWVAEQCGLGRMEGWRKGMFVATCKNLADRPNSYRDEWDDDHLLPQAHQDFSKHSCL; via the exons ATGCACACCGAAAAGAATGTCGCAGAGTCCCTTTTTCGCACGATCCTCAACATTCCTGATAAGACAAAGGATAATGTTAATGCTAGAGTTGATCAACAGAATATTTGTGATAGACCACGTCTACACATGCAGCCTCCCACAGGCAGTCGAAAATCTTGGTTCAAGCCAGATGCTGACTTCGTACTTAAAAAGGATCATAAGATGGAGGCATTCAAGTGGCTGAAACACGTCGTGAAGTTCACTGATGGTTATGCGTCGAATATAAGTAAGGGGGTCAATCTTTCAACGGGCAGAGTGACCGGGCTCAAGAGTCATGACTATCATGTATGGATTGAGCGGATTATGCCGGTGATGGTTCGGGGCTATGTTCCCGAGCGTGTCTGGCGTGTGCTTGCGGAGTTAAGCCATTTCTTCCGCACGCTTTGTGCTAAAGAAGTATGTCCTGAGAAGATAAAAGAAATGCATAAGAAGGCGCCGGAGTTGATATGCAAGCTAGAGAAGATCTTCCCGCCAGGCTTCTTTACTCCGATGACACATCTCATTTTGCACCTCCCGAACGAGGTATTGTTGGGGGGCCCTGTGCAGAATCGTTGGCAGTACGGCCCTGAGAGACAGAACAAGCATCTGAGACAGAAatgtggaaacaaagctaagattgaagcttccatagctgaggcagttatcctagaggaggtggcagacctcaggacagccTACTATCCGGACCATGTTCCCACGTTGCACAATAAGGTGTCTCGATACAATACAGAAGAACCCAAGTATAAACCCAAGTTGCCTCTATTCATCGGGCAAGGTGGTAGGGCTGGATGCTCGAAACCTTATCTCATGCCACGAGATGAGTGGGAGGATGTCATGTTCTATAtcttgcacaacatcaaggaaGTTGAGGATGAGTGGATGAG TCGATTCGTTGAAGAAGAATGGACGGGAATGCTGCCTCCTACTGAAGCGGAGGCACTTGCTCTTCTCCGAAAGGGTGCTGATGGAAGGAAAAATTTCGTTGCGTGGTTCATGGAGAAA GGAAATGATCCGACCGAATCAATGGATGAAGAATTGAGATGGGTTTCCATGGGTTTTGACCCTGTCGTCATGACATGCGAAAAGTATGATGTGAATGGGTATCGCTTCCATACAGAGGAGCACCAGAACAGTCGGCCTGATCCCAAAACCATAAATACCGGAGTCTTCACTGAAGGAGATAATAAAGTAGATTACTACGGAAGGGTAGGAAAAATATACGAGCTTACATTCAAACGTGGCCGCGAACACCTAAGTCTCACTGTGTTCAAATGCCGATGGTTCGACCCCAAAAAGGGTCTGAGACATACGCCTTCTGTTGGTTTAGTTGAAGTTAAACCATCAACCGTCTATGCCGGAGATGATCTCTTTATCGCCGCTACCCAGGCCACACAAGTATATTATCTGCCTTACCCATGCCAGAAAGAGTACCTAAAGGGTTGGGAAGTTGTGTTCAAGGTGTCGCCGCATG GTTTGCTAATCATGGGCAAGTCCAGCGGCGCCAGTTTCCTCAGTAAATTCAAAGGACTTACTCGGAGTGGACGAGCCCACAAG ATTGAGCGTGCGGAGGAAGATGGTAGCTTGGTGTTCCAAGACGGCAGCAGGATCAAAGCTGATGTCATCCTGCACTGCACTGG ATACAAGTACAGCTTTCCATTCCTGGGtggcgacgacgacggcgagtTGGCCGGTGCAATCTTTGTGGACGACAACCGCGTGGGCCCGCTGTACAAGCACGTGTTCCCGCCAATATTGGCTCCTCACATCTCCTTCATCGGATTGCCCTTCAGG ACGATCCCTTTTCTAGTGTTTCAGCTCCAAAGCAAGTGGGTGGCTGGGGTTCTATCGGGAAGACTTGAGCTCCCATCACAAGAGGCCATGATGCGGGATGTGGATGCGTTCTACTCGGACATGGAAGCTCGCGGATGCCCCAAGAGACGCACTCATGATCTGGGACAAGGCAATCTG TTTGAGTACGAGGACTGGGTGGCGGAGCAATGCGGGCTGGGGAGGATGGAAGGGTGGAGGAAGGGCATGTTCGTTGCAACGTGTAAGAACCTGGCTGATCGCCCGAACAGCTACCGGGATGAATGGGACGACGACCACCTGTTGCCACAGGCGCATCAGGATTTCAGCAAGCATTCCTGCCTCTGA